In Serratia sp. FDAARGOS_506, a genomic segment contains:
- a CDS encoding nucleoside-specific channel-forming protein Tsx has product MKKIALAAGVLLAASYSASSMADSKDSQYVSDWWHQSVNVVGSYHTRFGPQLNNDVYLEYEAFAKKDWFDFYGYVDVPKFFGVGNTPDRGIWNKGSPLFMEIEPRFSIDKLTGTDLSFGPFKEWYFANNYIYDLGHNADGRQNTWYMGLGTDIDTGLPMSLSMNIYAKYQWENYQAANENSWDGYRFKVKYFVPLTQVWGGNLSYIGFTNFDFGSDLGKDSHWVDGTGKQVRTGNSIASSHILALNYDHWHYSFVARYFHNGGQWQDGADIGTPQGPIKSTGWGYYLVVGYNF; this is encoded by the coding sequence TCTCCGACTGGTGGCACCAGAGTGTCAACGTGGTGGGCAGCTACCACACTCGCTTCGGACCGCAGCTGAATAACGACGTATATCTCGAATACGAAGCCTTCGCCAAGAAAGACTGGTTCGATTTCTATGGTTACGTTGACGTGCCGAAGTTCTTCGGCGTGGGCAACACCCCGGATCGCGGCATCTGGAACAAAGGTTCCCCGCTGTTTATGGAGATCGAACCGCGCTTCTCCATCGACAAGCTGACCGGCACCGATCTGAGCTTCGGTCCGTTCAAAGAGTGGTACTTCGCCAACAACTACATCTATGATCTGGGCCATAATGCTGATGGCCGCCAGAACACCTGGTACATGGGTCTGGGCACCGATATCGACACCGGCCTGCCGATGAGCCTGTCGATGAACATCTACGCCAAATACCAGTGGGAAAACTACCAGGCTGCCAACGAGAACAGCTGGGACGGCTACCGCTTCAAGGTGAAATACTTCGTGCCGCTGACCCAGGTGTGGGGCGGCAACCTGAGCTACATCGGCTTCACCAACTTCGACTTCGGTTCGGATCTGGGCAAGGACAGCCATTGGGTTGACGGCACCGGCAAACAGGTGCGCACCGGCAACTCGATCGCCTCCAGCCATATTTTGGCGCTGAACTACGATCACTGGCACTATTCTTTCGTAGCGCGTTATTTCCATAACGGCGGCCAGTGGCAGGATGGCGCGGACATCGGCACCCCGCAGGGCCCGATCAAGTCTACCGGTTGGGGTTACTACCTCGTGGTCGGCTATAACTTCTGA